One Rattus norvegicus strain BN/NHsdMcwi chromosome 20, GRCr8, whole genome shotgun sequence DNA segment encodes these proteins:
- the Col11a2 gene encoding collagen alpha-2(XI) chain isoform X5, with translation MERCSRCHRLLLLLPLVLGLSAAPGWAGAPSVDVLRALRFPSLPDGVRKSKGVCPADVAYRVARPAQLSAPTRQLFPGGFPKDFSLLTVVRTRSGLQAPLLTLYSAQGVQQLGLELGRPVRFLYEDQRGRPQASAQPIFRGLSLADGKWHHVAVAVKGQSVTLIVDCKKRVTRPLPRSVHPVLDTHGVVIFGAHVLDDEVFEGDVQELLIVPGVQAAYQSCGQKDLECEREQRDGPQTQKPHRAQRSPKKEPARLHKPQNQEPQQQVRESGRQKLQPSGRTLGFSRAVRSSLPVLLGCSCTSPSPSCPPPRPQSSAFLFSFKNKKEKKKQQPWQELRTLPVWCLLPVCLGFSLLFLELRDWETVVGQPTESLYYDYEPPYYDVMTTETSPDYQYPTPGEEEGVLESSLLPSLEEEQTDLQVPPTADSFQAEEYGEGGTEPPAGFYDYTYGYGDDYREETELGPALSAETDHTGAVAHGPRGLKGEKGEPAVLEPGMFVEGPPGPEGPAGLAGPPGIQGNPGPVGDPGERGPPGRAGLPGSDGPPGPPGTSLMLPFRFGSSGGDKGPVVAAQEAQAQAILQQARLALRGPPGPMGYTGRPGPLGQPGSPGLKGESGDLGPQGPRGPQGLTGPPGKAGRRGRAGADGARGMPGEPGVKGDRGFDGLPGLPGEKGQRGDTGAQGLPGPPGEDGERGDDGEIGPRGLPGESGPRGLLGPKGPPGIPGPPGVRGMDGPHGPKGSLGPQGEPGPPGQQGTPGTQGLPGPQGAIGPHGEKGPRGKPGLPGMPGSDGLPGHPGKEGPPGTKGNQGPSGPQGPLGYPGPRGVKGVDGIRGLKGHKGEKGEDGFPGFKGDIGVKGDRGEVGVPGSRGEDGPEGPKGRTGPTGDPGPTGLMGEKGKLGVPGLPGYPGRQGPKGSLGFPGFPGASGEKGARGLSGKSGPRGERGPTGPRGQRGPRGATGKSGAKGTSGGDGPHGPPGERGLPGPQGPNGFPGPKGPPGPAGKDGLPGHPGQRGEVGFQGKTGPPGPPGVVGPQGAAGESGPMGERGHPGPPGPPGEQGLPGTAGKDGTKGDPGPPGAPGKDGPAGLRGFPGERGLPGTAGGPGLKGNEGPAGPPGPAGSPGERGAAGSGGPIGPPGRPGPQGPPGAAGEKGVPGEKGPIGPTGRDGVQGPVGLPGPAGPPGVAGEDGDKGEVGDPGQKGTKGNKGEHGPPGPPGPIGPVGQPGAAGADGEPGARGPQGHFGAKGDEGTRGFNGPPGPIGLQGLPGPFGEKGETGDVGPMGPPGPPGPRGPAGPNGADGPQGPPGGVGNLGPPGEKGEPGESGSPGVQGEPGVKGPRGERGEKGESGQAGEAGPPGPKGPTGDDGPKGNPGPVGFPGDPGPPGEAGPRGQDGAKGSQGEDGEPGQPGSPGPTGENGPPGPLGKRGPAGTPGPEGRQGEKGAKGDPGAVGAPGKTGPVGPAGPAGKPGPDGLRGLPGSVGQQGRPGATGQAGPPGPVGPPGLPGLRGDAGAKGEKGHPGLIGLIGPTGEQGEKGDRGLPGPQGSPGQKGETGIPGASGPIGPGGPPGLPGPSGPKGAKGATGPAGPKGEKGVQGPPGHPGPPGEVIQPLPIQMPKKTRRSVDGSKLMQDEEATPTGGAPGSPAGLEEIFGSLDSLREEIEQMRRPTGTQDSPARTCQDLKLCHPELPDGEYWVDPNQGCARDAFRVFCNFTAGGETCVTPRDDVTQFSYVDSEGSPVGVVQLTFLRLLSVSAHQDVSYPCSGVSQDGPLKLRGANEDELSPETSPYVKEFRDGCQTQQGRTVLEVRTPVLEQLPVLDASFSDLGAPTRRGGVLLGPVCFMG, from the exons ATGGAGCGGTGCAGCCGCTGCCACCGCCTCCTACTGCTCCTACCTCTGGTGCTGGGTCTGAGTGCTGCCCCAGGATGGGCAG GTGCACCCTCTGTGGATGTGCTACGTGCCCTGAGGTTCCCCTCCCTTCCCGATGGTGTTCGGAAATCAAAAGGGGTCTGTCCAGCTGATGTGGCTTACCGTGTGGCACGACCTGCCCAGCTCAGCGCACCCACACGCCAGCTCTTCCCAG GAGGCTTTCCCAAAGATTTCTCTCTGCTGACTGTTGTCCGGACCCGCTCTGGCCTCCAAGCTCCCCTCCTGACTCTATACAGTGCCCAGGGAGTCCAGCAACTGGGCCTGGAGCTCGGTCGTCCAGTCCGCTTTCTCTATGAGGACCAGAGGGGACGGCCACAAGCCTCCGCTCAGCCCATCTTCCGAGGCCTGAGCCTCGCTGATGGCAA GTGGCACCATGTGGCTGTAGCTGTGAAGGGTCAGTCTGTCACTCTCATTGTGGACTGTAAGAAGCGAGTCACCCGGCCCCTTCCCCGAAGCGTGCATCCGGTGCTGGACACCCACGGGGTGGTGATCTTTGGTGCCCACGTCCTCGATGATGAAGTCTTTGAA GGTGATGTTCAGGAACTCCTCATTGTCCCGGGCGTCCAAGCTGCCTATCAGTCTTGTGGACAGAAGGACCTGGAATGCGAGAGAGAACAGAGGGACGGGCCTCAGACTCAGAAGCCTCACAGGGCCCAGAGATCTCCAAAGAAGGAGCCAGCCAGACTTCATAAGCCACAGAACCAGGAGCCCCAGCAGCAGGTGAGGGAGTCGGGCAGACAGAAACTGCAGCCCTCGGGGAGGACACTGGGCTTCTCCAGGGCAGTCCGGTCCTCGTTGCCCGTCCTGTTAGGCTGCAGCTGTACCTCCCCTTCCCCATCATGCCCTCCTCCCAGGCCTCAGTCATCagcctttttattttcatttaaaaataaaaaggagaagaagaagcagcagcccTGGCAGGAGCTGCGCACCCTGCCTGTGTGGTGTCTTCTTCCTGTCTGCCTTgggttttcccttctctttcttgaaTTAAGAGATTGGGAGACAGTAGTGGGGCAG CCCACTGAATCTCTCTACTATGACTACGAACCCCCCTATTACGATGTGATGACTACAGAGACATCCCCTGATTACCAG TACCCCACCCCAGGTGAAGAGGAAGGAGTCCTGGAGTCCAGCCTCTTGCCATCTCTTGAAGAG GAGCAGACAGATCTCCAGGTCCCCCCAACAGCTGACAGTTTCCAGGCAGAGGAATATGGGGAGGGAGGCACAGAGCCCCCAGCAGGGTTCTACGATTACACCTATGGCTATGGGGATGATTATCGTGAGGAGACCGAGCTTGGCCCTGCCCTCTCTGCGGAGACAGATCACACAGGAGCC GTTGCCCACGGACCCCGGGGGctaaagggagagaagggagagcctGCAGTGCTGGAGCCT GGTATGTTTGTAGAGGGACCTCCAGGCCCAGAAGGCCCAGCG GGGTTAGCTGGACCCCCTGGCATCCAGGGGAACCCAGGCCCAGTTGGAGACCCTGGCGAGAGG GGCCCCCCTGGCCGGGCAGGGCTCCCTGGATCAGACGgacctcctggtcctcctggtACATCTCTGATGCTCCCA TTCCGGTTTGGCAGCAGTGGTGGTGACAAGGGCCCCGTGGTGGCAGCCCaggaggcccaggcccaggcaATTCTGCAGCAGGCACGG CTGGCCCTCCGTGGGCCCCCTGGCCCCATGGGATACACGGGCCGTCCTGGACCGTTG GGTCAGCCTGGGAGCCCTGGCTTGAAGGGAGAATCTGGAGACCTGGGCCCACAG GGCCCCAGAGGACCTCAGGGCCTCACAGGTCCTCCTGGCAAGGCTGGGCGAAGG GGCCGAGCAGGTGCTGATGGAGCCCGTGGGATGCCCGGAGAACCTGGCGTGAAG GGTGACCGAGGCTTTGACGGACTGCCTGGGCTACCTGGTGAAAAGGGACAAAGG GGTGACACAGGTGCTCAGGGCCTTCCTGGGCCTCCCGGTGAGGACGGAGAGAGG GGTGACGATGGAGAGATTGGGCCCCGCGGGCTGCCTGGAGAGTCA GGACCTAGAGGACTCCTTGGCCCTAAAGGCCCTCCTGGTATTCCTGGGCCCCCG GGAGTCCGAGGCATGGATGGTCCCCATGGCCCCAAAGGGAGCTTG GGACCTCAAGGAGAGCCAGGGCCTCCCGGACAACAGGGCACTCCTGGAACTCAG GGCCTCCCCGGACCTCAGGGTGCCATTGGACCTCATGGAGAGAAG GGCCCTCGTGGGAAACCAGGCCTCCCTGGCATGCCGGGATCAGATGGACTCCCG GGCCACCCAGGGAAGGAAGGACCCCCTGGAACCAAAGGGAACCAG GGCCCCTCCGGACCTCAGGGTCCTTTAGGATACCCAGGCCCTCGAGGCGTCAAG GGCGTGGATGGGATTCGGGGCCTGAAGGGCCACAAGGGTGAAAAG GGTGAGGACGGCTTTCCTGGATTCAAAGGTGACATAGGTGTGAAAGGAGACAGG GGCGAGGTCGGAGTCCCTGGTTCCAGGGGAGAAGATGGCCCCGAAGGGCCGAAAGGGCGCACTGGACCTACCGGAGACCCCGGGCCCACGGGGCTCATGGGCGAGAAG GGCAAGCTAGGTGTTCCTGGTCTGCCTGGCTACCCCGGACGCCAGGGTCCCAAG GGATCTCTGGGTTTTCCTGGTTTTCCTGGAGCCAGTGGAGAGAAGGGAGCTCGG GGCCTGTCTGGGAAATCAGGACCTCGGGGAGAACGGGGCCCCACG GGTCCAAGGGGTCAGCGGGGACCTCGAGGTGCCACTGGGAAGTCTGGAGCTAAG GGAACATCAGGTGGTGATGGTCCTCACGGGCCGCCCGGAGAGAGG GGTCTTCCTGGACCGCAAGGCCCCAATGGATTCCCTGGCCCCAAAGGCCCTCCG GGCCCCGCAGGGAAAGACGGGCTGCCGGGACACCCAGGCCAGAGAGGAGAAGTG GGATTCCAAGGGAAGACCGGCCCCCCAGGCCCGCCCGGAGTGGTGGGACCTCAG ggagcagctggggaAAGCGGccccatgggggagagaggtCACCCTGGCCCCCCAGGACCTCCTGGAGAGCAAGGGCTGCCCGGAACTGCTGGAAAAGATGGGACCAAG GGTGACCCCGGGCCCCCCGGGGCCCCAGGGAAGGATGGCCCCGCTGGTCTGAGAGGCTTCCCAGGAGAGCGAGGCCTCCCGGGCACTGCT GGCGGACCTGGCTTGAAGGGAAATGAAGGCCCAGCTGGCCCTCCTGGCCCTGCA GGCTCTCCTGGCGAGCGAGGTGCAGCAGGATCAGGGGGCCCCATTGGTCCCCCTGGACGTCCAGGCCCACAGGGTCCCCCTGGGGCAGCAGGAGAGAAAGGCGTGCCG GGTGAGAAAGGCCCTATTGGTCCCACGGGTCGTGACGGGGTGCAGGGCCCTGTGGGGCTTCCTGGTCCCGCGGGACCCCCAGGCGTGGCAGGAGAGGATGGAGACAAG GGTGAGGTGGGCGACCCTGGGCAGAAGGGAACCAAAGGAAACAAGGGTGAGCAT gGCCCTCCTGGCCCTCCTGGTCCCATCGGTCCTGTGGGGCAGCCTGGAGCTGCG GGAGCTGACGGCGAGCCCGGAGCCCGCGGACCCCAGGGACACTTTGGAGCCAAAGGTGACGAAGGAACAAGAGGGTTCAATGGGCCCCCTGGACCCATCGGCCTACAG GGCCTGCCAGGACCTTTTGGGGAAAAGGGAGAAACAGGAGACGTGGGGCCTATG GGACCCCCTGGCCCCCCAGGACCTCGAGGCCCCGCTGGACCCAATGGTGCTGAT gGCCCACAAGGTCCCCCTGGAGGTGTCGGAAACTTGGGTCCCCCTGGAGAGAAG GGTGAACCAGGGGAGTCGGGGTCTCCAGGAGTCCAGGGTGAGCCGGGCGTCAAG GGTCCACGTGGAGAGCGTGGTGAGAAAGGAGAGTCTGGGCAGGCAGGAGAGGCTGGACCACCAGGGCCCAAAGGCCCTACAGGCGATGACGGCCCCAAGGGGAACCCT GGTCCCGTTGGCTTTCCTGGGGACCCTGGCCCCCCCGGAGAAGCTGGCCCAAGG GGCCAGGATGGTGCTAAGGGAAGCCAAGGCGAGGATGGCGAGCCGGGACAGCCT GGATCCCCCGGCCCCACCGGGGAGAACGGGCCCCCTGGACCTCTTGGAAAGCGG GGACCCGCTGGCACTCCTGGTCCGGAGGGACGACAAGGAGAGAAGGGAGCCAAG GGGGACCCTGGTGCTGTGGGGGCCCCAGGAAAGACGGGCCCTGTGGGCCCTGCAGGCCCAGCAGGGAAGCCTGGCCCCGATGGTCTTCGAGGGCTCCCTGGCTCAGTG GGTCAGCAAGGCCGCCCTGGAGCCACAGGCCAGGCTGGGCCCCCAGGTCCTGTG GGACCCCCAGGGCTTCCTGGCCTCCGGGGTGATGCTGGCGCCAAGGGGGAGAAG GGTCATCCAGGCCTCATCGGACTGATTGGGCCGACCGGAGAGCAAGGCGAGAAGGGTGACCGTGGCCTTCCTGGCCCTCAGGGCTCACCTGGACAAAAGGGAGAGACG GGTATCCCAGGAGCATCTGGTCCTATCGGTCCTGGAGGACCTCCTGGCCTGCCT GGACCGTCCGGCCCCAAAGGAGCTAAAGGAGCCACA GGCCCCGCTGGACCCAAAGGAGAGAAAGGTGTTCAGGGCCCTCCAGGACACCCG GGTCCCCCGGGCGAGGTGATCCAGCCACTGCCCATCCAGATGCCCAAGAAGACCCGGCGCTCTGTGGACGGAAGCAAACTGATGCAGGATGAGGAGGCCACACCCACTGGCGGTGCCCCGGGCAGTCCTGCAGGACTGGAGGAGATCTTCGGTTCACTGGACTCTCTGCGGGAGGAGATCGAACAGATGAGGAGGCCGACAGGGACCCAGGACAGCCCTGCCCGCACCTGCCAGGACTTGAAGCTGTGCCACCCAGAGCTTCCCGATG GAGAGTACTGGGTTGACCCCAACCAGGGCTGTGCCCGGGACGCCTTCCGGGTGTTCTGCAACTTTACAGCAGGAGGGGAGACTTGTGTCACACCCAGGGATGACGTCACACAG TTCTCCTACGTGGACTCTGAAGGCTCCCCAGTGGGCGTGGTCCAGCTCACCTTCCTGCGGCTGCTCAGCGTCTCTGCCCACCAGGATGTTTCCTACCCTTGCTCTGGGGTATCCCAGGACGGTCCCCTGAAACTCCGAGGGGCCAATGAGGATGAGCTGAGCCCTGAGACCAGCCCTTACGTCAAGGAGTTCAGAGATGGCTGTCAG ACCCAGCAAGGCCGGACGGTGTTAGAGGTGCGCACGCCTGTGCTGGAGCAGCTGCCCGTGCTGGATGCTTCCTTCTCAGACCTGGGGGCCCCTACAAGACGGGGAGGGGTGCTTCTGGGGCCTGTCTGCTTCATGGGCTAG
- the Col11a2 gene encoding collagen alpha-2(XI) chain isoform X9 produces the protein MERCSRCHRLLLLLPLVLGLSAAPGWAGAPSVDVLRALRFPSLPDGVRKSKGVCPADVAYRVARPAQLSAPTRQLFPGGFPKDFSLLTVVRTRSGLQAPLLTLYSAQGVQQLGLELGRPVRFLYEDQRGRPQASAQPIFRGLSLADGKWHHVAVAVKGQSVTLIVDCKKRVTRPLPRSVHPVLDTHGVVIFGAHVLDDEVFEGDVQELLIVPGVQAAYQSCGQKDLECEREQRDGPQTQKPHRAQRSPKKEPARLHKPQNQEPQQQVAHGPRGLKGEKGEPAVLEPGMFVEGPPGPEGPAGLAGPPGIQGNPGPVGDPGERGPPGRAGLPGSDGPPGPPGTSLMLPFRFGSSGGDKGPVVAAQEAQAQAILQQARLALRGPPGPMGYTGRPGPLGQPGSPGLKGESGDLGPQGPRGPQGLTGPPGKAGRRGRAGADGARGMPGEPGVKGDRGFDGLPGLPGEKGQRGDTGAQGLPGPPGEDGERGDDGEIGPRGLPGESGPRGLLGPKGPPGIPGPPGVRGMDGPHGPKGSLGPQGEPGPPGQQGTPGTQGLPGPQGAIGPHGEKGPRGKPGLPGMPGSDGLPGHPGKEGPPGTKGNQGPSGPQGPLGYPGPRGVKGVDGIRGLKGHKGEKGEDGFPGFKGDIGVKGDRGEVGVPGSRGEDGPEGPKGRTGPTGDPGPTGLMGEKGKLGVPGLPGYPGRQGPKGSLGFPGFPGASGEKGARGLSGKSGPRGERGPTGPRGQRGPRGATGKSGAKGTSGGDGPHGPPGERGLPGPQGPNGFPGPKGPPGPAGKDGLPGHPGQRGEVGFQGKTGPPGPPGVVGPQGAAGESGPMGERGHPGPPGPPGEQGLPGTAGKDGTKGDPGPPGAPGKDGPAGLRGFPGERGLPGTAGGPGLKGNEGPAGPPGPAGSPGERGAAGSGGPIGPPGRPGPQGPPGAAGEKGVPGEKGPIGPTGRDGVQGPVGLPGPAGPPGVAGEDGDKGEVGDPGQKGTKGNKGEHGPPGPPGPIGPVGQPGAAGADGEPGARGPQGHFGAKGDEGTRGFNGPPGPIGLQGLPGPFGEKGETGDVGPMGPPGPPGPRGPAGPNGADGPQGPPGGVGNLGPPGEKGEPGESGSPGVQGEPGVKGPRGERGEKGESGQAGEAGPPGPKGPTGDDGPKGNPGPVGFPGDPGPPGEAGPRGQDGAKGSQGEDGEPGQPGSPGPTGENGPPGPLGKRGPAGTPGPEGRQGEKGAKGDPGAVGAPGKTGPVGPAGPAGKPGPDGLRGLPGSVGQQGRPGATGQAGPPGPVGPPGLPGLRGDAGAKGEKGHPGLIGLIGPTGEQGEKGDRGLPGPQGSPGQKGETGIPGASGPIGPGGPPGLPGPSGPKGAKGATGPAGPKGEKGVQGPPGHPGPPGEVIQPLPIQMPKKTRRSVDGSKLMQDEEATPTGGAPGSPAGLEEIFGSLDSLREEIEQMRRPTGTQDSPARTCQDLKLCHPELPDGEYWVDPNQGCARDAFRVFCNFTAGGETCVTPRDDVTQFSYVDSEGSPVGVVQLTFLRLLSVSAHQDVSYPCSGVSQDGPLKLRGANEDELSPETSPYVKEFRDGCQTQQGRTVLEVRTPVLEQLPVLDASFSDLGAPTRRGGVLLGPVCFMG, from the exons ATGGAGCGGTGCAGCCGCTGCCACCGCCTCCTACTGCTCCTACCTCTGGTGCTGGGTCTGAGTGCTGCCCCAGGATGGGCAG GTGCACCCTCTGTGGATGTGCTACGTGCCCTGAGGTTCCCCTCCCTTCCCGATGGTGTTCGGAAATCAAAAGGGGTCTGTCCAGCTGATGTGGCTTACCGTGTGGCACGACCTGCCCAGCTCAGCGCACCCACACGCCAGCTCTTCCCAG GAGGCTTTCCCAAAGATTTCTCTCTGCTGACTGTTGTCCGGACCCGCTCTGGCCTCCAAGCTCCCCTCCTGACTCTATACAGTGCCCAGGGAGTCCAGCAACTGGGCCTGGAGCTCGGTCGTCCAGTCCGCTTTCTCTATGAGGACCAGAGGGGACGGCCACAAGCCTCCGCTCAGCCCATCTTCCGAGGCCTGAGCCTCGCTGATGGCAA GTGGCACCATGTGGCTGTAGCTGTGAAGGGTCAGTCTGTCACTCTCATTGTGGACTGTAAGAAGCGAGTCACCCGGCCCCTTCCCCGAAGCGTGCATCCGGTGCTGGACACCCACGGGGTGGTGATCTTTGGTGCCCACGTCCTCGATGATGAAGTCTTTGAA GGTGATGTTCAGGAACTCCTCATTGTCCCGGGCGTCCAAGCTGCCTATCAGTCTTGTGGACAGAAGGACCTGGAATGCGAGAGAGAACAGAGGGACGGGCCTCAGACTCAGAAGCCTCACAGGGCCCAGAGATCTCCAAAGAAGGAGCCAGCCAGACTTCATAAGCCACAGAACCAGGAGCCCCAGCAGCAG GTTGCCCACGGACCCCGGGGGctaaagggagagaagggagagcctGCAGTGCTGGAGCCT GGTATGTTTGTAGAGGGACCTCCAGGCCCAGAAGGCCCAGCG GGGTTAGCTGGACCCCCTGGCATCCAGGGGAACCCAGGCCCAGTTGGAGACCCTGGCGAGAGG GGCCCCCCTGGCCGGGCAGGGCTCCCTGGATCAGACGgacctcctggtcctcctggtACATCTCTGATGCTCCCA TTCCGGTTTGGCAGCAGTGGTGGTGACAAGGGCCCCGTGGTGGCAGCCCaggaggcccaggcccaggcaATTCTGCAGCAGGCACGG CTGGCCCTCCGTGGGCCCCCTGGCCCCATGGGATACACGGGCCGTCCTGGACCGTTG GGTCAGCCTGGGAGCCCTGGCTTGAAGGGAGAATCTGGAGACCTGGGCCCACAG GGCCCCAGAGGACCTCAGGGCCTCACAGGTCCTCCTGGCAAGGCTGGGCGAAGG GGCCGAGCAGGTGCTGATGGAGCCCGTGGGATGCCCGGAGAACCTGGCGTGAAG GGTGACCGAGGCTTTGACGGACTGCCTGGGCTACCTGGTGAAAAGGGACAAAGG GGTGACACAGGTGCTCAGGGCCTTCCTGGGCCTCCCGGTGAGGACGGAGAGAGG GGTGACGATGGAGAGATTGGGCCCCGCGGGCTGCCTGGAGAGTCA GGACCTAGAGGACTCCTTGGCCCTAAAGGCCCTCCTGGTATTCCTGGGCCCCCG GGAGTCCGAGGCATGGATGGTCCCCATGGCCCCAAAGGGAGCTTG GGACCTCAAGGAGAGCCAGGGCCTCCCGGACAACAGGGCACTCCTGGAACTCAG GGCCTCCCCGGACCTCAGGGTGCCATTGGACCTCATGGAGAGAAG GGCCCTCGTGGGAAACCAGGCCTCCCTGGCATGCCGGGATCAGATGGACTCCCG GGCCACCCAGGGAAGGAAGGACCCCCTGGAACCAAAGGGAACCAG GGCCCCTCCGGACCTCAGGGTCCTTTAGGATACCCAGGCCCTCGAGGCGTCAAG GGCGTGGATGGGATTCGGGGCCTGAAGGGCCACAAGGGTGAAAAG GGTGAGGACGGCTTTCCTGGATTCAAAGGTGACATAGGTGTGAAAGGAGACAGG GGCGAGGTCGGAGTCCCTGGTTCCAGGGGAGAAGATGGCCCCGAAGGGCCGAAAGGGCGCACTGGACCTACCGGAGACCCCGGGCCCACGGGGCTCATGGGCGAGAAG GGCAAGCTAGGTGTTCCTGGTCTGCCTGGCTACCCCGGACGCCAGGGTCCCAAG GGATCTCTGGGTTTTCCTGGTTTTCCTGGAGCCAGTGGAGAGAAGGGAGCTCGG GGCCTGTCTGGGAAATCAGGACCTCGGGGAGAACGGGGCCCCACG GGTCCAAGGGGTCAGCGGGGACCTCGAGGTGCCACTGGGAAGTCTGGAGCTAAG GGAACATCAGGTGGTGATGGTCCTCACGGGCCGCCCGGAGAGAGG GGTCTTCCTGGACCGCAAGGCCCCAATGGATTCCCTGGCCCCAAAGGCCCTCCG GGCCCCGCAGGGAAAGACGGGCTGCCGGGACACCCAGGCCAGAGAGGAGAAGTG GGATTCCAAGGGAAGACCGGCCCCCCAGGCCCGCCCGGAGTGGTGGGACCTCAG ggagcagctggggaAAGCGGccccatgggggagagaggtCACCCTGGCCCCCCAGGACCTCCTGGAGAGCAAGGGCTGCCCGGAACTGCTGGAAAAGATGGGACCAAG GGTGACCCCGGGCCCCCCGGGGCCCCAGGGAAGGATGGCCCCGCTGGTCTGAGAGGCTTCCCAGGAGAGCGAGGCCTCCCGGGCACTGCT GGCGGACCTGGCTTGAAGGGAAATGAAGGCCCAGCTGGCCCTCCTGGCCCTGCA GGCTCTCCTGGCGAGCGAGGTGCAGCAGGATCAGGGGGCCCCATTGGTCCCCCTGGACGTCCAGGCCCACAGGGTCCCCCTGGGGCAGCAGGAGAGAAAGGCGTGCCG GGTGAGAAAGGCCCTATTGGTCCCACGGGTCGTGACGGGGTGCAGGGCCCTGTGGGGCTTCCTGGTCCCGCGGGACCCCCAGGCGTGGCAGGAGAGGATGGAGACAAG GGTGAGGTGGGCGACCCTGGGCAGAAGGGAACCAAAGGAAACAAGGGTGAGCAT gGCCCTCCTGGCCCTCCTGGTCCCATCGGTCCTGTGGGGCAGCCTGGAGCTGCG GGAGCTGACGGCGAGCCCGGAGCCCGCGGACCCCAGGGACACTTTGGAGCCAAAGGTGACGAAGGAACAAGAGGGTTCAATGGGCCCCCTGGACCCATCGGCCTACAG GGCCTGCCAGGACCTTTTGGGGAAAAGGGAGAAACAGGAGACGTGGGGCCTATG GGACCCCCTGGCCCCCCAGGACCTCGAGGCCCCGCTGGACCCAATGGTGCTGAT gGCCCACAAGGTCCCCCTGGAGGTGTCGGAAACTTGGGTCCCCCTGGAGAGAAG GGTGAACCAGGGGAGTCGGGGTCTCCAGGAGTCCAGGGTGAGCCGGGCGTCAAG GGTCCACGTGGAGAGCGTGGTGAGAAAGGAGAGTCTGGGCAGGCAGGAGAGGCTGGACCACCAGGGCCCAAAGGCCCTACAGGCGATGACGGCCCCAAGGGGAACCCT GGTCCCGTTGGCTTTCCTGGGGACCCTGGCCCCCCCGGAGAAGCTGGCCCAAGG GGCCAGGATGGTGCTAAGGGAAGCCAAGGCGAGGATGGCGAGCCGGGACAGCCT GGATCCCCCGGCCCCACCGGGGAGAACGGGCCCCCTGGACCTCTTGGAAAGCGG GGACCCGCTGGCACTCCTGGTCCGGAGGGACGACAAGGAGAGAAGGGAGCCAAG GGGGACCCTGGTGCTGTGGGGGCCCCAGGAAAGACGGGCCCTGTGGGCCCTGCAGGCCCAGCAGGGAAGCCTGGCCCCGATGGTCTTCGAGGGCTCCCTGGCTCAGTG GGTCAGCAAGGCCGCCCTGGAGCCACAGGCCAGGCTGGGCCCCCAGGTCCTGTG GGACCCCCAGGGCTTCCTGGCCTCCGGGGTGATGCTGGCGCCAAGGGGGAGAAG GGTCATCCAGGCCTCATCGGACTGATTGGGCCGACCGGAGAGCAAGGCGAGAAGGGTGACCGTGGCCTTCCTGGCCCTCAGGGCTCACCTGGACAAAAGGGAGAGACG GGTATCCCAGGAGCATCTGGTCCTATCGGTCCTGGAGGACCTCCTGGCCTGCCT GGACCGTCCGGCCCCAAAGGAGCTAAAGGAGCCACA GGCCCCGCTGGACCCAAAGGAGAGAAAGGTGTTCAGGGCCCTCCAGGACACCCG GGTCCCCCGGGCGAGGTGATCCAGCCACTGCCCATCCAGATGCCCAAGAAGACCCGGCGCTCTGTGGACGGAAGCAAACTGATGCAGGATGAGGAGGCCACACCCACTGGCGGTGCCCCGGGCAGTCCTGCAGGACTGGAGGAGATCTTCGGTTCACTGGACTCTCTGCGGGAGGAGATCGAACAGATGAGGAGGCCGACAGGGACCCAGGACAGCCCTGCCCGCACCTGCCAGGACTTGAAGCTGTGCCACCCAGAGCTTCCCGATG GAGAGTACTGGGTTGACCCCAACCAGGGCTGTGCCCGGGACGCCTTCCGGGTGTTCTGCAACTTTACAGCAGGAGGGGAGACTTGTGTCACACCCAGGGATGACGTCACACAG TTCTCCTACGTGGACTCTGAAGGCTCCCCAGTGGGCGTGGTCCAGCTCACCTTCCTGCGGCTGCTCAGCGTCTCTGCCCACCAGGATGTTTCCTACCCTTGCTCTGGGGTATCCCAGGACGGTCCCCTGAAACTCCGAGGGGCCAATGAGGATGAGCTGAGCCCTGAGACCAGCCCTTACGTCAAGGAGTTCAGAGATGGCTGTCAG ACCCAGCAAGGCCGGACGGTGTTAGAGGTGCGCACGCCTGTGCTGGAGCAGCTGCCCGTGCTGGATGCTTCCTTCTCAGACCTGGGGGCCCCTACAAGACGGGGAGGGGTGCTTCTGGGGCCTGTCTGCTTCATGGGCTAG